gttgtatatatggattacctgtgttgatgtatctatggattaccttgttgttgtatctatggattacatgtgttgttgtatatatggattacctgtgttgttgtttataaGGATTACCTGTGTTCATGTAACTATGGATTACCttgttgttgtatctatggattacctgtgttgttgtatctatggattacctgtgttgatgtatctatggattacctgtgttgatgtatctatggattacctgtgttgatgtatctatggattacctgtgttgttgtatctatggattacctgtgttatTGTATCTATggatttacctgtgttgttgtatctatggattacctgtgttgttgtatctatggattacctgtgttgttgtatctatggatttacctgtgttgatgtatctatggattacatgtgttgttgtatctatggattacctgtgttgttgtatctatggattacctgtgttgttgtatctatggattacctgtgttgttgtatctatggattgcctgtgttgttgtatctatggattacatgtgttgatgtatctatggatttacctgtgttgatgtatctatggatttacctgtgttgatgtatatatagatttacctgtgttaatgtatatatcttCTGTATCAGTGGAAGAGTAAGGTttgtatcaaaatgataaaataatcaaaCTACATTAATAACGTTCTATATATTTAATAGTATAATATGCATTAACATAGCGTCAACAAAGAGTCCTAGAACAAGCTTCAATATCACCAGTACAGCATTTATCACCAACAACTCCGGAATCACATTATATCGAAATCATAAACATCACTCAGTGAAGCTGGACTTCATGACACAACTATAACAGCTCAAATTGACGTAAAACGGATAAGATACGCATTCTTAAAGTAATGTGACATTGTGAAATACTGTGTCCGGTGTTAATAGTATTTCTAAAGTAATAGCAGTTGTCAAATGACGGCAGTCTTCTGTCTCCTATGTCCCATGTTTAATACCAGGAGAAATGCACGTTGAATAGTTTATCTGGTAATCAATACGTGTAGACGATAATTGCCAAAGCGTTATAAGCCCGTAATCATATTTTTGAGCGACCCTTTCACGTTTCGTCGCCATCCTCTGCTACAAAGGATTCGACTTCCTCATTTACTACTTCTTTAGAACGGACATTGACGTTTTGGTTCTTCCACGACACGCTTTTACACGTGCCGTGTGTTGTTAAGATGACATTCGATCGTAGCATGCCTCGTTTATGGTCTTTGCTCTTCTCCAGTTTTACAATGTTATTTGCTTTCTTAGACATTTCCGAAAACACATACGCCAGGTCGTTTATAATATCCGTGTACAAAATCGAGTCGTCCGAGATGCGTCGCACAGCGACAGGCATGTCCTTTCCGTCCGGAAGTGACATAGTGGTTTTAACTTCGAAGTCAGCCACACTGTTTCTTTCCGACACGAACACGGTTGCCTCAGCCGTATGACCCTGAGCCACGTTTATTTGAGTGTTTACCTGCCACGTAATTGTTTCCTCGAACGTTTCGGTCTTGGTCTTAGTGACTGCAAGTTCTCCGCTGAGTCCTGCCCCTATTGTGACGATATCGCCCGGAACTTTGATCTCGACGTTACACTCACCCCCTTTGGTATAGGATTCCTGGAATTCCACGGTACACGAGGCCTTCGTCTCACGAGTAGTCGAGAACGTGTACTGCTGATCTCGTGGAGTCCGATTCTCGTACTTCGATTTGTAAAGAACGACATTTTTGCTGCCGTCCTTGTCCACGCCTTGTTTACTGGGACTACATTGAGCACTACCGGTTCCTACCTCCTCTGGTAGTGTACTTGCGCCATCAGGTCGGATGTCGAATCTGACAGTGTCGTGTTTAAATTCGAGATAGCCCCAGTTGATGTCTATGTAATAATTGCATTTTCTGATGAATGGCCGGCGTAATAAATGCTTGGTCTTCCGGAATCTGTTCCATGTGTAATCCTTTATGAGTTCCTCAATGTTCACAGAATATATTTTTCCAGTTGCCGACATTTCAACCTGTTGAtcagaaaaaaagataataaaacgATTTTACAGTGGAATTGTGGAGTTCTTATGAATAAGTTAAACCTGACATAAATCAATATTCActtaattgaaatgaaatatttcaaagtattttattttcacacgTTTGATTTTCAAACCAGCAACAAAGATTCTCTGAAACACAAACTAGGAAACAACTAGGATACAAAGATGTGTTATGATTTTCTCTACAAGGGTCCTTTCGTCACATGCAGTAAATGTAAAGCTGTAAAGAACCTTACACGGTCACACAGACATTCTTCACTTAAAATATAACCTTCTTTATCAAGCTTCATTCTCTGCTGTAAATGGATACATAAAATGGCATTACAACTAAGCATTGATTCTGATGGGAACGCTTAACTATACATAGATTTGTGTCAAAGGTACACCTCTATCACATTCAGCACAGAGCTGTAATTAATTACAAAGTAAATAACAGTTAAATTAACATTTGGCAGGGAGGTAACCTTTATCAGTTCTAGGAATTATGATTTTGTAGAAGTTTTGAAATCATTGATTAATGGCGAAAATAAGTTAATCAACTGTATCTCAATGTCCAACGACGAGATGGTGGAATTGATGATTCAAAATCAGATTGGTCGATATGCATTTCAAAAACGTTACAAACTAAATAAGGCAAATAAAAACTGTCGATGATTTTCAGATGTAAATTATTCAACAAATGTCCGCCTTGTACACGGAACCTCTGAGGTATTCGTACGGGTCTGATCGTGTTACCAGGTCCtgaatgtttatattacaaatatctaACAGTTTAGAGTGTAACACACCGGAATAATTAACGGTTTTGTTTCCAAACATTTCTTCCAATTGCTAATTTGTTAATGTGCGTCCTTTGCGTGCCATCAATGCTCAGTGATAACTCGTGATTAGGGGGGACAGTGGCCTCCCGAGCTAATTACAGTCCAGAGACAGACACACTGCATCAGTGATCGATATGTAGCCCATCACGTGGAATTACGCCACAAATCCCTGGCCATAACTGTACCGTCGGAGTTATTGTAATGAGGATGACGGCAAGGTCTCCGGAGTGTCAACCCCTATTTGCTATGTAAATTGGCGAATGGCAGAAATGCTGTTTTATTGTCATGCTGTGTCAACGCGGAAAGCAAAGACAATCAGGAATAACATCGACCAAGTCAAGAAATCAACATATTTGTCTTCGTCATTAAATCTACCAATTACTGACTTAATCCAGATGGCGACTCTGGGGAGTTTCTAGGACAGAAGAGATTACAATGATGGTCTTTCACTGCAAACACGTTTCATTAGTCTTTATACTGATTCAGGCAGCAATCATTCCAACAATCCATGTAACTTAAAATGCCAAAGATTGAGATACAACTAAACGAATAATCACTGAAGCAGAACCCGAATGACAATACAGACCATACCCTGTCTTAGTCAGTCGTGTCTCACTACATCAGAATCCGAATGACAATACAGACCATACCCTGTCTTAGTCAGTCGTGTCTCACTACATCAGAACCCGAATGACACTACAGACCATACCCTGTCTTAGTCAGTCGTGTCTCACTACATCAGAACCCGAATGACAATACAGACCATACCCTGTCTTAGTCAGTCGTGTCTTACTACATCAGAACCCGAATGACAATACAGACCATACCCTGTCTTAGTCAGTCGTGTCTCACTAGATCAGAACCCGAATGACAATACAGACCATACCCTGTCTTAGTCAGTCGTGTCTCACTAGATCAGAACCCGAATGACAATACAGACCATACCCTGTCTTAGTCAGTCGTGTCTCACTAGATCAGAACCCGAATGACAATACAGACCATACCCTGTCTTAGTCAGTAGTGTCTCACTACATCAGAACCCGAATGACAATACAGACCATACCCTGTCTTAGTCAGTCGTGTCTTACTACATCAGAACCCGAATGACAATACAGACCATACCCTGTCTTAGTCAGTCGTGTGTCACTAGATCAGAACCCGAATGACAATACAGACCATACCCTGTCTTAGTCAGTCGTGTCTTACTACATCAGAAACCGAATGACAATACAGACCATACCCTGTCTTAGTCAGTCGTGTCTCACTACATCAGAACCCGAATGACAATACAGACCATACCCTGTCTTAGTCAGTCGTGTCTTACTACATCAGAATCCGAATGACAATACCGGCCATATAGGATGGgatccctggtataaatagttagtatcaatgtaggatgtgatccctggtataaataattagtatcaatgtaggatgtgatccctggtataaataattagtatcaatgtaggatgtaatccctggtataaataattagtatcaatgtaggatgtgatccctggtataaataattagtatcaatgtaggatgtgatccctggtataaatagttagtatcaatgtaggatgtgatccctggtataaatagtatcaatgtaggatgtgatccccggtataaatagttagtatcaatgtaggatgtgatccctggtataaatagtatcaatgtaggatgtgatccctggtataaatagttagtatcgatgtaggatgtgatccccggtataaatagtatcaatgtaggatgtggtccctggtataaatagttagtatcaatgtaggatgtggtccctggtataaatagttagtatcgatgtaggatgtgatccctggtataaatagttagtatcgatgtaggatgtgatccccggtataaatagttagtatcaatgtaggatgtggtccctggtataaatagttagtatcaatgtaggatgtgatccccggtataaatagttagtatcaatgtaggatgtggtccctggtataaatagttagtatcaatgtaggatgtggTCCCCGGTATAAAAagttagtatcaatgtaggatgtggtccctggtataaatagttagtatcaatgtaggatatggtccctggtataaatagttagtatcgATGTAGGATGTggtccctggtataaatagttagtatcaatgtaggatgtgatccctggtataaatagtatcaatgtaggatgtggTCCCTGGTATAAAAagttagtatcaatgtaggatatggtccctggtataaatagtatcaatgtaggatgtgatccccggtataaatagtatcaatgtaggatgtggtccctggtataaatagttagtatcaatgtaggatgtgatccctggtataaatagttagtatcaatgtaggatgtgatCCCTAGTATAAACgttagtatcaatgtaggatgtgatCCCTGGTATAAAAagttagtatcaatgtaggatgtggtccctggtataaatagtatcaatgtaggatgtggtccctggtataaataattagtatcaatgtaggatgtggtccctggtataaataattagtatcaatgtaggatgtggtccctggtataaatagtatcaatgtaggatgtggTCCCCGGtataaatagtatcaatgtaggatgtgatccctggtataaataattagtatcaatgtaggatgtggTCCCTggtataacaagagatcccagagggatcttggcgcccaccattgaatgatctttataggttccatgtcagattgatcttttctctacttttcccttcttctaagtcttactaatctgtgtaaattcagaaacagccctctagatctagtacttttcaaacaaggggaacctatatataaaatttaagatttagcgataatggctgtctgtcggccatgttgttttccgattggtcccaaaatgcaataccagggaccaaggggaacctacatatgaaatttgagaaagatcccttcagtaccttctgtacaatagcgataacaaacttcaattttcaaaatacaagatggctgcctgtcagccaggttgttttctgactggtctcaaaatccaatatgtataactagacacagagggcaacctacaaatgaaattcagaaagatcctttcagcaatttctgataaataacgataacaatcttcaattgtcaaaatccaagatggctgcctgtcggccatgttgtttttcaattggtctcaaaatgcaatatgcataactacgcactgagggaaacctacatatgaaatttgagaaagatcccttcagtactttctgagaaatagcgataacaaacttcaattgtcaaaatccaagatgactgcctgtcggccatgttgttttccgaatagtctcaaaatgcaatatgcataactaggcacagaggggaacctacatatgaaatttcagaaagatcccttcagtactttctgagaaatagcgataacaaacttcaattgtcaaaatccaagatggctgcctgtcggccatgttgttttcagattagtctcaaaatgcaatatgcataactaggcaccgagggaaacctacatatgaaatttcagaaagatcccttcataagtatctgagaaatagcgataacaaacttcaattgtcaaaatccaagatggctgcctgtcggccatgttgttttccaattggtctcaaaacgcaatatgcataactaggcaccaagaggaacctttatatgaaatttcagaaagatcccttcataagtttctgagaaatagcgataacaaacttcaattgtcaaaatccaagatggctgcctgtcggccatgttgttttccgattggtctcaaaatgcaatatgcataactaggcaccaaggggaacctacatatgaaatttgagaaagatcccttcagtactttctcagaaatagcgataacaaacttcaattatcaaaatccaagatggctgcctgtcggccatgttgttttccgattggtctcaaaatgcaatatgcataactaggcaccaaggggggtctacatatgaaatttgagaaagatcccttcagtactttctcagaaatagcgataacaaacttcaattatcaaaatccaagatggctgcctgtcggccatgttgttgtccgattggtctcaaaatgcaatatgcataactaggcaccaaggggaacccacatatgaaatttgggaaagatcccttcagtactctctgaggattagcgataacaagaattgtttacggacggacggacgcagggcgatttgaatagcccaccatctgatgatggtgggctaaaaagttagtatcaatgtaggatgtgatCCCTGGTATAAAAagttagtatcaatgtaggatgtgatccccggtataaatagttagtatcgATGTAGGATGTggtccctggtataaatagtatcaatgtaggatgtggTCCCTGGTATAAAAagttagtatcaatgtaggatgtgatccctggtataaatagtatcaatgtaggatgtggtccctggtataaatagtatcaatgta
The genomic region above belongs to Pecten maximus unplaced genomic scaffold, xPecMax1.1, whole genome shotgun sequence and contains:
- the LOC117320722 gene encoding uncharacterized protein LOC117320722, with protein sequence MSATGKIYSVNIEELIKDYTWNRFRKTKHLLRRPFIRKCNYYIDINWGYLEFKHDTVRFDIRPDGASTLPEEVGTGSAQCSPSKQGVDKDGSKNVVLYKSKYENRTPRDQQYTFSTTRETKASCTVEFQESYTKGGECNVEIKVPGDIVTIGAGLSGELAVTKTKTETFEETITWQVNTQINVAQGHTAEATVFVSERNSVADFEVKTTMSLPDGKDMPVAVRRISDDSILYTDIINDLAYVFSEMSKKANNIVKLEKSKDHKRGMLRSNVILTTHGTCKSVSWKNQNVNVRSKEVVNEEVESFVAEDGDET